A segment of the Deltaproteobacteria bacterium genome:
AATGAAGCGATGGTGCTCAGCAGGCTTCAGACCAAGAAGTCGGTCGTTGAAACCGGTTTGAGGCTGTTGATCCAGATCAAGAAGCAGGAGCGGATCAGGGATCTGCGCGGCAAATTGAAATGGGACGGTGACCTTGATGCCATGAGGTCCGATCAATGATCCTGGTCGACTCATCCGTCTGGATCGACTATTTCAACGGTGAATCCACATGGCAGACGGATCTGCTGAATGCCTATCTCTCAGCCATTCCCATCGTCATGGGCGATCTGATTTTGACAGAGGTCCTCCAGGGATTCAGGTCTGATAAGGACTTTGACACGGCAAAGACCTTTTTAGATGCCCTCCCGTTTCGTAAAATGGGGGGCTATCAGGTAGCCGTACAAAGCGCCCTAAACTACAGGAAGCTTCGAAAGATGGGGATTACCGTGCGGAAGACAATGGATGTCATTATCGCGACGTTTTGCATCATCGAGGGATTGACATTGCTCCATGATGATCGTGATTTTGAGCCCATCGCATCCCGGTTTCCTTTAAGTACTTGTAAGCCCGAATGAGCCGGCCGCTGCCGGTCCTCTAAAGAATCGTCCTCTGCTCATGGATGATAGCTGATGCCGCATGGGCAGTTGTGGGGGATAATGGCGCAACTGATTGGGGTGGCCCTGTATGAAGATTTTCGGTCGAAGGGAGTCGCTTTCGACCCCCCGGGGGCATGCTAGGAAAGGGCCTGATCGAAATCCGCGATCATGTCCTCTGTGGATTCGAGCCCCACGGACAGGCGGATCAGGCTGTCGGAGATCCCGAGGGCCTTCCGGTCCTCGGGCGCCATTCCGGCATGGGAGGTGGCGGCCGGACGGGTGATGAGGGCCTCCACCCCGCCGAGGCTCGGTGCACAGATGGGGAGGGTGACCCGCTCTATGAACTGCTCCGCGGCCTCCAGCCCGCCCCTGATCTCAAAGCTCATCATCCCGCCGAAGCCTTCAAACAGATCTGATGCACGGGCATGCCCCGGGTGCGTATCGAGCCCTGGGTAATTGACCATCTCAACGGATGGATGGGCCTGAAGGAACCGGGCGATCGCAAGGGCGCTCTCGTTCTGATACTGCATCCTCACGGCCAGGGTCTTCATCCCGCGATGGAGGAGGAAGCAGGCATGGGGGTCCAGGGAGCCGCCCAAGTGGGCCAGTTTGTGGGCGATCCGTTCGATCATGCTGGAAGGGCCGATCACTGCGCCGGCCACGATGTCCGAATGCCCGTTTAAGTACTTGGAGCAGCTGTGGAGGGAGAGATCAAACCCCCAGTCCAGGGGCCTGAAATTGACCGGGCTGGCAAAGGTGTTGTCAATCAGGGACACGATCCCCGATGCCTTGGCAAACCGCACCACCGCCTTCAGGTCCGCCACCTGGAGGAGGGGGTTGGTCATGGTCTCCACATAGATGGCCCTGGTGGTGGGCCTCAGTTTGGACTGCCAGGAGTCCGGGTCATTCCCATCGATGAAATCGAATGAGATCCCGAGCAAAGGAAGGTCGGTGGTGATGAAATCGTGGGTCCCGCCATAGAGGCAGTCTTGGGCCAGGAGGTGATCCCCCGATGACAGAATGGTGAGGAGCGTTGTGGAGATGGCGGCCATGCCGCTGGCGGTTACCAGCCCGGCCTCTCCGTTTTCGCAGGCGGCCAGCTTCTGATGGAGGGCCACGTGATTCGGGGTGTTGTTGAGGCGGATGTACTTGAGATCAAAGTAGCCGGGTTCGCCAAGGGCCTCGAAGGTGGATGACTGGAACACCGGGAGGCTGACGGCCCCGCAGATGCGCGGGTCGGGCTCGCCGGCATGGATGAGTTTGGTCTCGAGATGCCTGTAGGTTCGGGTCATGGGGTGCTCCTTCCGAATGGCGCATGATTGAAAATTCGAAAGCCTCTCCTTTATGGATTCCCTCCCCCTCGATGCAATAAAGCTCAGCCTCGGGGTCCGGGTCTATCCGAATACCCCGCTGGCGCACAGGGCCATTGAAGAGGGCCGGATCGCTCAAACAAGCGATCTCCTGTTTCCCCGGTTTTATATGGCAGAGGGGCTCTATCCCTGGCTTCGAGAGACCATAGACGCCCTCATATCGGAGCGACCCCACTGGATCTGTTAAGCAGAACAAAACGCCTGCAGGTGACCATTGGGGATATCAAAGCCTGCGCCAGGGATGTCGTAGATCTGGTTGCCGCTGAGGAAGTATTACTCGACGCCCTTCCGGGGGTCTTCAACGGGCGGGGAGGAAGACCGCTTTTCTTGCTTTTCTTGAAAGCGTTTTTCAAGTTTTTCATTGAGTTCATCGAACTTTAGTTTCTGTTCTTCATCCAGCCTTGTTCTGATCTGGGCCTTGACCTCCTCATGAAGCGCTTTCATCTGGGGACGGTATTGGAGCTTGAGGTCAGATGCCTTCTGGTCAAAGGCCATAATAATGGGCCGGATCTCCTCCTGCTGGGCCGGCGTCAGGTCCAGGTCATGGGTGAGCCGTTCAACAATTCTTTCACCACGGGGCGGCCTGTGGTGAAACATCTTCTCTATTTTTTCCTCAAAATAGAGGCTTGCCCCCAGAATCCCGGTCAATGCGCCCACACAAAAGATAAGGGCCACGCCCGCAGCCAGCTTCAATTTGGGTCTGCTTCCTGTCATGATGCACCTAGAATCTGAAACAGGGAATCATCGAGTCCGGTCTCCAAAAACACCCTTGCCATCTCGTACTCGGAGAGGATGTCCATCCGCTGGTAGAGGACAGCGCCGAGGACCAGAAACATCGCGGCCGCCGCAGGGGCAAAGCGCCAGACACCTTCAAAGAGGGCTGTCATCCCGCGCCGGGATCTCAGCGGTCCCAGGCCCCTGACGCGGGCCATGACGCGCCTCTCCCAGGCATCGCCGATTTCAGTGTCCCCCCCTCCCTTGTAGGCGGATGACAGTGCACGTTGGACCTTCTTGAGGTCTTCCTTTTTGAGGTTCATCATTTTGCCTCCCCTTTTTTCAGGAGTCCGGAAAGAAGTTTCCGTAACAATTTCCGGGCCCTGAAGGCGCGGACTTTTACGTTTGTGATGCTCCATCCCATGAGTTCGGCGGCCTCGCTTCCGGACATCCCTTCCAGGTAGACCATCTCCATCACCATACGATCTTCTGCTGATAAACGGGCCAGGGCCCAGGCCAGGACCTCTTTGGCCTCCTCCTGCCGGGCCTTTTCATCGACAGAGGCGGTTGATTCCGACGATATGACGGCCTCCAGCCATTCACTGTGCCTTTCGGACAAGGAACTCATGGGCGACTCCTGGGTGCGATATCCCTTTCTCCAATAATCACAGCACGTCCTGACGGCAATTACGGACAGCCATTTTTTGAAATGGCTTTCGGGATCGAATCCGGGCAGAGACCGGTAGGCCCTTATAAACACCTCCTGGGCGATGTCCTCGATGTCTTTTCCAGGAATCCGCCGCTTGATGATTTTGAGAGCATGGTCTTTATACCGATC
Coding sequences within it:
- a CDS encoding type II toxin-antitoxin system VapB family antitoxin, whose protein sequence is MRTNIVIDDDLMNEAMVLSRLQTKKSVVETGLRLLIQIKKQERIRDLRGKLKWDGDLDAMRSDQ
- a CDS encoding PIN domain nuclease; its protein translation is MILVDSSVWIDYFNGESTWQTDLLNAYLSAIPIVMGDLILTEVLQGFRSDKDFDTAKTFLDALPFRKMGGYQVAVQSALNYRKLRKMGITVRKTMDVIIATFCIIEGLTLLHDDRDFEPIASRFPLSTCKPE
- a CDS encoding aminotransferase class I/II-fold pyridoxal phosphate-dependent enzyme; translation: MTRTYRHLETKLIHAGEPDPRICGAVSLPVFQSSTFEALGEPGYFDLKYIRLNNTPNHVALHQKLAACENGEAGLVTASGMAAISTTLLTILSSGDHLLAQDCLYGGTHDFITTDLPLLGISFDFIDGNDPDSWQSKLRPTTRAIYVETMTNPLLQVADLKAVVRFAKASGIVSLIDNTFASPVNFRPLDWGFDLSLHSCSKYLNGHSDIVAGAVIGPSSMIERIAHKLAHLGGSLDPHACFLLHRGMKTLAVRMQYQNESALAIARFLQAHPSVEMVNYPGLDTHPGHARASDLFEGFGGMMSFEIRGGLEAAEQFIERVTLPICAPSLGGVEALITRPAATSHAGMAPEDRKALGISDSLIRLSVGLESTEDMIADFDQALS
- a CDS encoding sigma-70 family RNA polymerase sigma factor, whose protein sequence is MVNPPKDSEIVRRILQGETNAFALLLDRYKDHALKIIKRRIPGKDIEDIAQEVFIRAYRSLPGFDPESHFKKWLSVIAVRTCCDYWRKGYRTQESPMSSLSERHSEWLEAVISSESTASVDEKARQEEAKEVLAWALARLSAEDRMVMEMVYLEGMSGSEAAELMGWSITNVKVRAFRARKLLRKLLSGLLKKGEAK